The DNA window GAGATGATTTTGGTCGCGACGTCTAACATCGAGCCAAAAGATCTCTATCGTAATGGCTTGCAGCGTGCACGTTTTCTACCTGCGATTGAACTGATCGAAACGCATTGTCAGGTGATCAACGTCGATAGCGGCATCGACTATCGGCTAAGAACCTTACAGCAAGCTGAAATTTATCATCACCCGTTAGATGCAGATGCAAGCCGCAATTTGCAACGTTACTATCAACAACTGTCCGGAGATGAGAGTCACAAGCACACCTCAGTCGAAATTAATCATCGCCAGATAGAGGTGATCGAGGCCAGTAATGGCGTGCTGTACGCAACGTTTGCTCAGCTTTGTCAAACGGCAAGAAGTCAGAATGACTACATAGAAATATCAAAGATATATCACACAGTGTTGTTGGCAGACGTTCAGCAGATGGACAACAAAATTGACGATGCGGCTAGGCGTTTTATCGCACTAGTGGATGAGTTCTATGAACGTCACGTCAAACTGATCATTTCTGCCCAAGTGCCGATGGAGATGCTCTACACCCAAGGGCGGCTAGAGTTCGAATTTAAACGGTGTTTGTCTCGCTTAACGGAAATGCAAAGTCATGAGTACCTAGCTAAAGAACACTTGGCTTAGCTTTCAGCCTTTCGAGGAAAATACGCAGAAAAAATTAGTGATTGGGTGCAAAAAAAGGTGATTTTTTCTTCGCCCTTCTCTATAATCCTGCGACCCACCGTTACTGCAGACCTGATTATCGAAGTTATTCGAGATAGAAGGTCGAGAGTGCCAACCGCTCGAAGGGGTGATGACTGGGCTCTTAGACAGTGTGGGAGCACAGCGGTGTGTTCCTTTAAAGTTTAAATTTGAATTAACGGGTTATTATTAGCATGAAAACTTTCGTTGCTAAACCAGAAACTGTAAAACGCGACTGGTATGTTGTAGACGCTGAAGGTAAAACTCTTGGCCGTCTAGCAAGTGAAATTGCATCTCGCCTACGTGGCAAACACAAAGCTGAGTACACTCCACACGTTGACACTGGTGATTACATCATCGTTGTAAACGCGGAGAAAGTTACTGTAACTGGTAACAAAGCTGCAGCAAAAACTTACTACCGTCACACTGAATTCCCTGGTGGTATTAAGTCAATCACTTTTGACAAGCTGATTGTTCGTAAACCAGAAATGGTCATTGAGCTGGCAGTTAAAGGTATGCTACCACGTGGTCCTCTAGGCCGTGCTATGTACCGTAAGCTGAAAGTTTACGCTGGCGCTGAGCACAACCATGTTGCTCAACAACCAAAAGTACTAGACATCTAATTGGGGATTTCGAAAATGGCAGAGAATCAATACTACGGCACTGGCCGTCGCAAAAGCTCAGCTGCACGTGTTTTCATCAAACCAGGCAGCGGCAACATCGTAATCAACAAGCGTGCGCTTGAAGAGTACTTCGGTCGTCCAACTTCTTGCATGGTTGTTAAGCAACCTCTTGAATTGGTAGACATGGTAGAGAAACTAGATCTATACGTAACTGTAAAAGGTGGCGGTATTTCTGGTCAAGCGGGTGCAATCCGTCACGGTATCACTCGTGCTCTAATGGAATACGATGAATCTCTACGTCCTGCTCTACGTGCTGCTGGCTACGTTACTCGTGACGCTCGTTGCGTTGAACGTAAGAAAGTTGGTCTACGTAAAGCACGTCGTCGTCCACAGTTTCTCTAAGCGTTAATTTTACGCTTACAGAGAATTTCTCTTGGATTTATCCATGGAAATTGTGGTTCAAAGCTCGGCTATATGCCGGGCTTTTTGTTTATTTTGAATTAGTTATTCTCCTTTCTTTGTTACACCTCACATCAAATATTTAGAATTTTGCCGCTTTTGTGACGACGTGAGCGATTTACCTCACAAATGTTACAAAAAGGTAGCTTTATCTTGTCAAAAAGTAGGGTTTTATTTATCATTTCTCGTCAATAAATAGAACTAGATTCATATTTTGTTAGCCATGCTCTATTAGCGGAACAATCACGATCCAAAAGGAGCAAATGGGAGAATGTTTGGATGAGCAACGCGCCTTTAAATAACGGCCGCAGGCGTTTTCTGACCGCAACAACCGCAGTGGTTGGTGGGTTGGGGGCAGCTGCCGTCGCCGTTCCTTTTATCAAATCCTGGAATCCGAGTGCCAAAGCGAAAGCAGCGGGTGCGCCGGTGGAAGTGGATATCAGTAAAATTGAAGCCGGTCAGATGATTCGCGTCGAGTGGCAAGGCAAACCTGTTTGGGTTGTACGCCGCACACAAGAAGTTCTGGAAAACCTGAAAACGATTGGTGGTCAACTTCGTGATCCTCAGTCCGAAATGGAACAACAACCAGCTTATGCTCAGAATGAGTTTCGCTCAATTAAGCCTGAGTTCTTCATCGCGGTTGGTTTTTGTACACACTTGGGATGTTCCCCAACGTACTTACCGGATTCTTTCTCAGAGCAAGTTCAAGGGGTTAAATCGGGCTTCTTCTGTCCATGCCATGGTTCTAAGTTTGACATGGCTGGGCGAGTATTCCAGGGCGTTCCAGCTCCATTGAACCTAGTTATTCCTAAACACATGTATTTGAGCGATGACAAGCTACTGATTGGTGTTGACGAGGGAGATGCATAATGCAAGCACTGTTAGATTGGGTTGAGAAACGAATCCCAGCGATGAATGCTTACAAAAAGCATTTGTCCGAATACCCGATGCCAAAGAACTTCAACTTTTGGTACCTTTTTGGTTCTTTAGCCATGCTTGTTCTCGTCAATCAGATCCTAACGGGAATTTGGCTGACGATGAACTACGTTCCTTCGGGTGAAGGTGCGTTTGCTTCAATCGAATACATCATGCGCGATGTGGAGTACGGCTGGTTGTTGCGTTATATGCACTCGACTGGCGCGTCTGCATTCTTCGTCGTCGTTTATCTGCATATGTTCCGTGGCTTGATTTACGGTTCATACCAGAAGCCACGTGAGTTGCTATGGATCTTCGGTATGTTGATCTTTTTGGTGCTAATGGCAGAAGCCTTTATGGGATATCTACTGCCTTGGGGCCAAATGTCTTACTGGGGCGCTCAGGTAATCATTTCGCTGTTTGGTGCGATTCCGGTTATCGGCGATGATCTTACACTGTGGATTCGTGGTGATTACATCATCTCAGGTGCGACGTTAAACCGCTTCTTTGCACTGCACGTTATTGCCTTGCCGATTGTACTGCTACTGCTTATCGTACTGCATATTCTGGCTCTGCACGAAGTAGGGTCTAACAACCCAGACGGTATCGAGACCAAGCTGCCAAAAGGTAAAATGGGCGCGGATTACAAGTCGCAGTTCAAGTTCCATGAATACTACTCAAACAAATACGACATCATCGATTCGATTCCATTCCACCCATATGGAACGGTGAAAGATTTGGTGGGTGTCGCCGGGTTCCTGTTCTTGTTCTGTTACGTGTTGTTCTTTAATCCAGAGATGGGCGGTTACTTCCTTGAGCCACCTAACTTTGAAGCAGCAAACCCACTAAAAACGCCAGAGCATATCGCTCCGGTATGGTACTTCACCCCGTTTTATGCAATTTTGCGTGCGGTACCTGACAAGTTGATTGGTGTCGTTGCAATGGGACTTTCGATTGTCTTCTTGTTCCTACTGCCGTGGTTTGATCGTTGTAAAGTTCGCTCTTACCGTTATCGTAGCAAAATTCATTTGATTAACATCATCCAGTTTACGATCAGCTTTATTGCTCTGGGTATTCTTGGTGCGTTGCCTGCAACCCCGACATACACATTGCTCGCGCAGATCTTTAGCTTAGGTTATTTCATGTTCTTTATTCTCCTGTATGTGTACAGCAAGAACGAAGCAACAAAACCATTACCAGAGAGGGTGACATTCAAATGAAGAAATGGATTGTAATTCTGTTTGCGATGTTGCCATCACTGGCGATGGCGGCGGGTGCTAATGTTCACTTGGATAAGGCAAATGTTGACCTATCCGATCAGGCATCGTTGCAAAACGGCGCAAAACTGTTTATGAACTACTGTTTCGGCTGCCACTCAACGCAATATCAGCGTTATGAGCGTGTTGCAAATGACATCGGTATTCCAACGGATCTGATGAAAGACAACCTGATGTTTAATCCAGAGTCGAAAATTGGTGACTTGATGGTCAATGCCATGCCACCTAAACAAGCGGCAAACTGGTTCGGTGCGCCGCCACCAGATTTGACCTTGGTGGCTCGTGTGCGTGGTGCTGACTGGATTTACACCTACTTACGTTCGTTTTATGTGGATCCATCGCGCCCATTTGGTGTCAACAACATCGTTTTCCCAAGTGTAGGTATGCCTCATGTGCTCGAAGAGTTACAAGGCATTCCAACACCAGTATACGAAACCAAAGTTGTTGACGGCCACGAAGTGCAAGTTGTAGTCGGCACCGAAAGTGACGGTACTGGTGAGCTGAGTAAGGGCGAATACGACAGAGCTGTGCTTGATCTGGTTAACTTCCTCGTTTACTCGGGTGACCCAGTGAAACTTGAGCGTCATAATCTTGGCTGGTGGGTTATGGCCTTCCTTGTGCTGTTTACTATCGTGGTTGTGATGCTGAAGAAAGAGTATTGGCGCGATGTGCATTAATTGTGCTATCATGCTGCGCTAATTCTCAATTTTATTGACAGATCAATGGAGGCTTAGCCTCCATTGTTTTTTTCTATCCTAAGTGTACTGGAGGGCCCATGGCTTTAGCTGCCAATAAACGTTCTGTGATGACTTTATTCTCAAGTGCATCAGATTTGTACAGCCACCAGGTGCGTATTGTTCTGGCTGAGAAAGGGGTAAGTGTTGAGGTTGAACTGGTTGATGAAACCAACTTACCAGCAGAGCTTATCGAGCTAAATCCTTACAAGTCAGTGCCAACTCTGGTGGATCGCGAACTGGCATTGTACGACTCTAAGATCATCATGGAGTACTTGGATGAGCGCTTCCCACACCCGCCATTGATGCCTGTATACCCTGTTGCTCGCGGTAACAGCCGTCTGATGATGTACCGTATCGAACGTAACTGGTATTCATTAGCGGAGAAAGTGGCGAAAGGCAACGGTGAAGAGTCAGAGAAAGCGCGTGTTAAACTGCGTAATGATCTGCTGACATTAGGGCCACTTTTTGGTGAATATGAGTACTTCATGAGTGAAGAGTTCAGCTTGGTCGATTGCTATCTTGCCCCATTATTGTGGCGTTTACCTCAATTGGGTATTGAGCTCGTTGGTCCTGGCTCTAAAGAGATCAAGACTTATATGAACCGTGTTTTTGAACGTGATTCATTCCTCGCTTCTTTGACTGAAGCTGAACGTGAGATGCGTCTGGTTCGTTAAGTTATGGAAATTGCTAATATGACTGCCCGCCGCCCCTATATGCTCCGTGCATTTTATGATTGGCTGGTGGACAACGATCTGACCCCGCATCTGGTGGTTCAGGCGACAATGCCGGGTGTTCGAGTACCGCTTGAGTTTGTTCAAGATGGACAGATCATCTTAAATATTGCGCCAAGAGCAGTAGGCCAGCTTGAACTTGGCAATGAGGCGATTTCGTTCCATGCTCGTTTTAGTGGTCGTCCTCATTCCGTCATCGTACCGCTTCATGCTGTGTTGGCGATTTATGCTCGAGAGAACGGCGCTGGCACCATGTTTGAGCCAGAAGAAGCCTACACCAACGTGACTGGTGAGATTGAAGAAGAGTGGCTTGATGACGTAGATGATTCGGAGTTGTTATTAGATGACCTTGATTCAGACACTGCTTCAACAGAAAACTCTAACGCTGAACCGACTCGACCTAAAGGCAAGCCAAGCTTAAGAGTGGTCAAATAAGCGTTGTCAGGTAAAACAAAAAGCAGCAAACGCTGCTTTTTGACTTTTTATAGCTTGTGATTTATCCGTTACTGCTCTGCGGTTTTCGCGTTGCCATATTCAAAGGCGCGGATCACTTGTTTAACGCCAGAAATGTTGCGAGCGATTTCAGTGGCCTTTTTCGCTTGAGCCTCTGTGACGTAGCCAAACAGAAATACCTCTTTATCTTCGGTAATCACTTTGACTTTTACGCCATTGAGCTCCGATTCGGCCAACAATGCGGATTTGACCTTAGTGGTTATCCAACTGTCGTTACTGATTTCAGAGACACCGAGCGGCGCTTTCACCCGGATCTGATTGTGCAGTACGGTAACCCCTTTAACGTTGCGCGCCTGGCTTTCGAAGCTTGCCCGTTCTTCGGCGCTAGAAGCCTGCCCCATCAAAACCACCGTACCGTTGTATGAACTGGCCACGATTCTGACATTGCCCACATATGGGGCTTTATTGCCGATAGCGGCAATTTCAAACTCGATATTGTTGTCCTGCCAAATCTCTTTGGTGGTTCTGGTATCAGTGACGATATTCGCGGTGGTTGCCGCACCAGCAATAAACAGCCCTGCGCATCCGCTGAGCATCAGGGTTGAGATTAGCAATAGTGAGTAACGCAACATTCTTATTCCTCATGGGTTGGGAAGAGCACCTGATCGATGAGATCGCACAAGCAGTGCAAGGTCACCATATGAACCTCATGGATACGTGCAGTTCGATGGGAGGGAATGCGAATTTCCACATCGTTTTCACCTAAAAGCCCAGCCATTTCTCCGCCATCTTTGCCGGTAAGTGCAATGATCGTCATGTCACGCGTTACCGCAGCTTCCATCGCTTTGATGATGTTTTTACTGTTACCACTGGTGGAAATAGCGAGAAGAATGTCGCCTGGTTGACCAAAAGCGCGCACCTGCTTGGAAAAAATTTCTTGATAGTGATAGTCGTTTCGCCACGGCAGTTAGCGTGGTGTTGTCTGCGGTCAGTGCCATTGCGGGTAGACTTGGCCGTTCGGTTTCAAAGCGGTTAAGCAGACAAGAGACAAATTGTTGGACATTGGCCGCTGAACCGCCGTTGCCGCAGCAGAGAATTTTGTGTCCGTTGAGCAGCGTGGCAACCATCGCTTGCGCGGCATGGGTAATCGCATCGGGCAGTGCTTCTGCCGCTGCAATTTGAATCTGAATACTTTCGGTAAAGCTGTCTTTAATGCTGTCGAGCATTGGTTATCCTTGCGTGATGGCGTTATCTATCCACTGGAGATCGTCGCCATTATTGTGTATTGCAATCACATCAAAGCGGATCGCGGTGTTACAAGCGTTGTATCCGTGTTGGTCTAGCCAAAGATAAGCGGTTTTGAGTAACTTGTTTGCTTTTGCGGCAGAGACCATTTCGGCGGCGTGGCCGTAGTATACGCTTTTCCGGTATTTTACTTCTACAAACACAATGGTTTCACCATCGCGGAAAATAAGGTCAATTTCACCTAATTTAGTGTTGAAGTTTTGTTCAATAAACACCAATCCCTGGCGAATAAGCCAATGCTTTGCCAGGGATTCGTATTGGTCACCGACAGCGCGGCGATTAAAGAGCGCCATGCTCTGACCAACTGATTTCACGCTGCACCACACAATTGTTGTCGATGGTGAGCAGGCCTGTTTTGCCATTGACGGAATGGCCTGGAACCACTTTCATCTGCGGCAACTCTGCCATAAGTTTGTAAGAGTCCATCCCGAGTGCCTGTAAGCGCTTTTGCACATTTGACTGTTCGGGCCACAATTGGTTCATTTGGTTATCCAGCGCTGGGCTTGCGTGGATCAGCAGCGGAATGTCACTGTAAGCAATGCCAGAGAGATCTTCATATTGCTTCTCACCACTGTTACTCATGGAGT is part of the Vibrio cidicii genome and encodes:
- a CDS encoding cytochrome c1, giving the protein MKKWIVILFAMLPSLAMAAGANVHLDKANVDLSDQASLQNGAKLFMNYCFGCHSTQYQRYERVANDIGIPTDLMKDNLMFNPESKIGDLMVNAMPPKQAANWFGAPPPDLTLVARVRGADWIYTYLRSFYVDPSRPFGVNNIVFPSVGMPHVLEELQGIPTPVYETKVVDGHEVQVVVGTESDGTGELSKGEYDRAVLDLVNFLVYSGDPVKLERHNLGWWVMAFLVLFTIVVVMLKKEYWRDVH
- the petA gene encoding ubiquinol-cytochrome c reductase iron-sulfur subunit, which encodes MSNAPLNNGRRRFLTATTAVVGGLGAAAVAVPFIKSWNPSAKAKAAGAPVEVDISKIEAGQMIRVEWQGKPVWVVRRTQEVLENLKTIGGQLRDPQSEMEQQPAYAQNEFRSIKPEFFIAVGFCTHLGCSPTYLPDSFSEQVQGVKSGFFCPCHGSKFDMAGRVFQGVPAPLNLVIPKHMYLSDDKLLIGVDEGDA
- a CDS encoding cytochrome bc complex cytochrome b subunit; this encodes MQALLDWVEKRIPAMNAYKKHLSEYPMPKNFNFWYLFGSLAMLVLVNQILTGIWLTMNYVPSGEGAFASIEYIMRDVEYGWLLRYMHSTGASAFFVVVYLHMFRGLIYGSYQKPRELLWIFGMLIFLVLMAEAFMGYLLPWGQMSYWGAQVIISLFGAIPVIGDDLTLWIRGDYIISGATLNRFFALHVIALPIVLLLLIVLHILALHEVGSNNPDGIETKLPKGKMGADYKSQFKFHEYYSNKYDIIDSIPFHPYGTVKDLVGVAGFLFLFCYVLFFNPEMGGYFLEPPNFEAANPLKTPEHIAPVWYFTPFYAILRAVPDKLIGVVAMGLSIVFLFLLPWFDRCKVRSYRYRSKIHLINIIQFTISFIALGILGALPATPTYTLLAQIFSLGYFMFFILLYVYSKNEATKPLPERVTFK
- a CDS encoding BON domain-containing protein, which gives rise to MLRYSLLLISTLMLSGCAGLFIAGAATTANIVTDTRTTKEIWQDNNIEFEIAAIGNKAPYVGNVRIVASSYNGTVVLMGQASSAEERASFESQARNVKGVTVLHNQIRVKAPLGVSEISNDSWITTKVKSALLAESELNGVKVKVITEDKEVFLFGYVTEAQAKKATEIARNISGVKQVIRAFEYGNAKTAEQ
- the rpsI gene encoding 30S ribosomal protein S9 — translated: MAENQYYGTGRRKSSAARVFIKPGSGNIVINKRALEEYFGRPTSCMVVKQPLELVDMVEKLDLYVTVKGGGISGQAGAIRHGITRALMEYDESLRPALRAAGYVTRDARCVERKKVGLRKARRRPQFL
- the sspB gene encoding ClpXP protease specificity-enhancing factor, which codes for MEIANMTARRPYMLRAFYDWLVDNDLTPHLVVQATMPGVRVPLEFVQDGQIILNIAPRAVGQLELGNEAISFHARFSGRPHSVIVPLHAVLAIYARENGAGTMFEPEEAYTNVTGEIEEEWLDDVDDSELLLDDLDSDTASTENSNAEPTRPKGKPSLRVVK
- the zapE gene encoding cell division protein ZapE, yielding MSPLEKYEHDIEHQGFKKDPAQYQAVRALDSLFHQFIQYSATPVESVPRWQQWLGKKPIRPKAPQGLYFWGGVGRGKTYLMDTFFDALPTQRKMRVHFHRFMYRVHDELKKLTEVENPLEKVAERFKQEADIVCFDEFFVSDITDAMILGTLMQEMFKREMILVATSNIEPKDLYRNGLQRARFLPAIELIETHCQVINVDSGIDYRLRTLQQAEIYHHPLDADASRNLQRYYQQLSGDESHKHTSVEINHRQIEVIEASNGVLYATFAQLCQTARSQNDYIEISKIYHTVLLADVQQMDNKIDDAARRFIALVDEFYERHVKLIISAQVPMEMLYTQGRLEFEFKRCLSRLTEMQSHEYLAKEHLA
- the sspA gene encoding stringent starvation protein SspA, coding for MALAANKRSVMTLFSSASDLYSHQVRIVLAEKGVSVEVELVDETNLPAELIELNPYKSVPTLVDRELALYDSKIIMEYLDERFPHPPLMPVYPVARGNSRLMMYRIERNWYSLAEKVAKGNGEESEKARVKLRNDLLTLGPLFGEYEYFMSEEFSLVDCYLAPLLWRLPQLGIELVGPGSKEIKTYMNRVFERDSFLASLTEAEREMRLVR
- a CDS encoding YraN family protein, translated to MALFNRRAVGDQYESLAKHWLIRQGLVFIEQNFNTKLGEIDLIFRDGETIVFVEVKYRKSVYYGHAAEMVSAAKANKLLKTAYLWLDQHGYNACNTAIRFDVIAIHNNGDDLQWIDNAITQG
- the rplM gene encoding 50S ribosomal protein L13; its protein translation is MKTFVAKPETVKRDWYVVDAEGKTLGRLASEIASRLRGKHKAEYTPHVDTGDYIIVVNAEKVTVTGNKAAAKTYYRHTEFPGGIKSITFDKLIVRKPEMVIELAVKGMLPRGPLGRAMYRKLKVYAGAEHNHVAQQPKVLDI